The Strix aluco isolate bStrAlu1 chromosome 1, bStrAlu1.hap1, whole genome shotgun sequence genome has a window encoding:
- the SFRP4 gene encoding secreted frizzled-related protein 4 yields MLRALVAVSLWLRVSPRAQGAPCEAVRIPMCRPMPWNITRMPNHLHHSTQENAVLAIEQYEELVGTGCSPVLPFFLCAMYAPICTLEFLYDPIKPCRSVCQRARDGCEPIMRRYNHSWPESLACDDLPVYDRGVCISPEAIVTDLPEDVKWTDFTQGVLVPERPLEPDCRSRGQERCRCKKTKPTLSTYLAKNYSYIIHAKVKSVERGSCNEVTTVVEVKDILKSSMPIPLSQVPLLTNSSCQCPPLQPKQDVLIMCYEWRSRLMLLDGCLVEKWKDQLNKRFKRWEQRLQEQKLRTARSKNQNAGRSGRSGAPKPSTKNTNPLAGGPKKAIKIRNGQKEINPKKV; encoded by the exons atgctgcgCGCCTTGGTGGCGGTGTCCCTGTGGCTGCGGGTGAGCCCGCGGGCGCAGGGCGCGCCGTGCGAGGCGGTGCGCATCCCCATGTGCCGCCCCATGCCCTGGAACATCACCCGCATGCCCAACCACCTCcaccacagcacccaggaaaacGCCGTCCTCGCCATCGAGCAGTACGAGGAGCTGGTGGGCACCGGCTGCAGCCCGgtcctccccttcttcctctgCGCCATGTACGCCCCCATCTGCACCCTGGAGTTCCTCTACGACCCCATCAAGCCCTGCCGCTCCGTCTGCCAGCGCGCCCGCGACGGCTGCGAGCCCATCATGCGCCGCTACAACCACAGCTGGCCCGAGAGCCTGGCCTGCGACGACCTCCCCGTCTACGACCGCGGCGTCTGCATCTCCCCCGAGGCCATCGTCACCGACCTGCCGGAGG ATGTGAAGTGGACGGACTTCACGCAGGGCGTGCTGGTGCCGGAGAGACCCCTGGAGCCCGACTGCCGGAGCCGCGGCCAGG AGCGATGCAGGTGCAAAAAGACAAAGCCTACACTGTCGACCTACCTGGCCAAGAACTACAGCTACA TCATTCACGCTAAAGTAAAAAGCGTAGAAAGAGGGAGCTGCAATGAAGTAACGACTGTGGTTGAAGTCAAAGACATACTTAAGTCTTCGATGCCAATTCCTCTGTCTCAAGTGCCTCTTCTTACAAATTCCTCCTGCCAGTGTCCACCTCTTCAACCGAAGCAGGATGTTCTCATCATGTGCTATGAATGGCGCTCGAG gTTGATGCTTCTTGATGGATGTCTAGTTGAAAAATGGAAGGATCAACTGAACAAAAGATTTAAG AGGTGGGAACAGAGACTGCAAGAACAAAAGCTGCGAACGGCCCGCAGTAAGAACCAGAATGCAGGACGCAGTGGTCGGAGTGGAGCCCCAAAGCCATCAACCAAGAACACCAACCCACTGGCCGGTGGCCCCAAAAAGgctattaaaataagaaatggcCAGAAAGAAATCAACCCTAAAAAAGTATGA